One genomic segment of Caballeronia sp. TF1N1 includes these proteins:
- a CDS encoding tyrosine-type recombinase/integrase, translated as MPNTTDLFDQQRADWQADPHAAFDAWLAQQQFRASSADVYRAQWGNFLEWLAARRTTLHTVQRPVIEQFVSQLEIRRPQRMRYLRLIERVLDHVREIESASTNPARFIAQDGEAAWRKARDNEPTGFLTHDERGLLIARLDAPLGALSSVQRWRELRDRALVAVFLGAGVKTGEAAQLTIDCYARGAPYVTVDASNPMLIRQARLAPFAVDVLDRWIDERKVAGLLGALLFPAAPAGRPMHKATMLRAIDVVVAAAGIAESRAARASPQTLRNTYAAELFENGTDPERVGQWLGFQQMISVHRLHRAWQDWMGEQIRERDMAEACGQDGMEDRFIDPENSHL; from the coding sequence ATGCCGAACACTACCGATCTCTTCGACCAACAGCGAGCCGACTGGCAAGCGGACCCGCATGCTGCTTTCGATGCGTGGCTCGCGCAACAGCAGTTCCGGGCATCGTCGGCTGATGTCTATCGGGCGCAATGGGGCAACTTTCTTGAATGGCTCGCGGCCAGGCGCACAACGCTTCATACGGTGCAGCGACCGGTCATCGAGCAGTTCGTCTCTCAACTCGAGATTCGGCGGCCACAGCGCATGCGCTATCTACGCTTGATCGAACGCGTGCTGGATCACGTGCGCGAGATCGAATCGGCGTCGACGAATCCGGCTCGATTCATCGCGCAGGACGGCGAGGCGGCGTGGCGCAAGGCACGCGACAACGAGCCGACCGGCTTTCTCACGCATGACGAACGCGGCTTGCTGATCGCGCGACTCGATGCGCCGCTTGGCGCCTTGTCGAGTGTGCAGCGGTGGCGCGAGCTTCGCGATCGAGCGCTCGTCGCGGTGTTTCTCGGCGCGGGGGTGAAGACCGGCGAGGCGGCGCAACTCACTATCGATTGCTATGCGCGCGGCGCGCCGTATGTCACCGTCGACGCCTCGAATCCCATGCTGATCCGGCAGGCCCGGCTCGCGCCTTTTGCCGTCGATGTGCTGGATCGGTGGATCGACGAACGAAAAGTCGCCGGACTCTTGGGCGCGCTGCTCTTCCCGGCCGCGCCCGCCGGACGGCCGATGCACAAAGCGACCATGCTGCGCGCCATCGATGTGGTGGTCGCAGCGGCGGGAATCGCCGAATCACGCGCCGCGCGCGCGAGCCCGCAAACGCTGCGCAATACCTATGCGGCTGAACTTTTCGAGAACGGCACAGACCCTGAACGCGTTGGACAATGGCTCGGATTCCAGCAGATGATCTCGGTTCATCGCCTGCATCGGGCGTGGCAGGACTGGATGGGTGAGCAAATACGGGAGCGCGATATGGCCGAGGCTTGCGGGCAAGACGGGATGGAAGATCGGTTCATCGATCCCGAAAACTCTCACCTTTGA
- a CDS encoding DNA-binding protein — MKMATRESLREEIEQMRASGARRQDLSMHACKRLFFDLGIRPSVTTVREFTQTGSAGDIPKDIEAFWSTVRSSMRVRIDAGGLPAALQERAGELLTELFVHAQEEARSKLNAERTQVDATVSAAQMQAREAEIRREAIELAHQQAKAHLDTAMAQIANLEADLRVAREQQIDAQSGLREVIARLEKENSSLSDRLSQEQAHGARLRERIDALQDESRRNSEHYAQQIKDAVKEAERRVKPMLVELDALRGMAATYQAGTREAGQKEFEFIQQLSAARGRADRLESQVRTQSDEIDALVRERDAHRVRAGMSAEIGKLLASMAQDGRLNPEELAALGTQVDAYFVTPTACPACEIGEPELQRHEDEFELSCPNCERTSGAAASKLAAIEGFIEAPRLKAD; from the coding sequence ATGAAAATGGCGACTCGCGAGTCCTTGCGCGAAGAAATAGAACAGATGAGGGCGTCAGGCGCACGCAGGCAGGACTTGTCCATGCATGCGTGTAAGCGCCTGTTTTTCGATCTTGGCATTCGTCCGTCAGTTACGACGGTCCGAGAGTTCACGCAGACGGGTAGCGCTGGCGACATTCCCAAAGACATTGAAGCGTTCTGGTCCACCGTGCGCTCGTCGATGCGCGTACGAATCGATGCCGGCGGGCTGCCTGCAGCCTTACAGGAGCGCGCTGGCGAGCTGCTCACGGAACTATTCGTACATGCGCAAGAAGAAGCCCGCTCGAAGCTGAATGCCGAGCGCACGCAAGTCGATGCCACTGTCAGCGCGGCTCAAATGCAAGCGCGCGAGGCCGAAATCCGGAGGGAAGCGATCGAGCTAGCGCATCAGCAAGCAAAAGCGCATCTCGACACGGCGATGGCGCAAATCGCAAATCTTGAAGCCGACTTGAGAGTGGCCCGTGAGCAGCAGATCGATGCGCAGTCAGGCCTGCGTGAAGTCATCGCGCGATTGGAAAAGGAAAACTCGTCCCTTTCTGATCGTCTTTCGCAAGAGCAAGCGCATGGCGCGCGGCTGCGCGAACGCATCGATGCGCTTCAGGACGAATCGCGTCGGAATAGCGAGCACTACGCGCAGCAGATCAAGGATGCAGTCAAGGAAGCTGAGCGCCGGGTCAAGCCTATGCTCGTCGAACTGGATGCGTTACGCGGCATGGCGGCGACGTATCAGGCCGGCACGCGAGAAGCAGGTCAGAAAGAATTCGAATTCATTCAACAACTTAGTGCCGCGAGGGGCCGCGCGGATCGGCTGGAATCGCAGGTCCGCACGCAATCGGACGAGATCGATGCTCTGGTTCGCGAGCGAGACGCGCATCGCGTCAGAGCGGGCATGAGTGCCGAGATCGGCAAACTGCTGGCGTCGATGGCCCAGGACGGCCGACTGAACCCCGAAGAGTTGGCGGCGCTCGGCACCCAGGTCGATGCGTATTTCGTGACCCCCACCGCGTGCCCGGCCTGCGAAATCGGCGAGCCAGAACTGCAGCGTCACGAAGACGAGTTCGAGCTCTCTTGTCCGAATTGCGAGCGCACTTCGGGCGCCGCCGCGTCGAAGCTGGCCGCAATCGAAGGATTCATCGAAGCCCCGCGATTGAAGGCTGATTAG